A single region of the Lactobacillus isalae genome encodes:
- a CDS encoding PTS transporter subunit EIIC codes for MERIIFNTVVRLRRLAFFRVADRTLMMLMPLAVVGSIFQFLWQSVFSPTSLISNIFYFDKWLPDQIFNAAWYSCQGVTSVIFGTFGIFTAYFSAQYTARLYQKDAQMAGVSGMLALLLCAYRFRDVRDFQLSFNWRFLNINSFLFALLIGFGTGLIFRFLGVEYHHQHAESAQSIKKRAFNSFRPMLATWVIGLIIGIVSSLVHVRVVASNFYQFFQNQGQNNLNLGVFIPLLLLALLLNWLGVGQPLASLTAGSDSATNVANMNYALTHGSSWNVPNPYVGNSLYQSYGKFGGSGLTLVLLIGVLIFIKKNSIARVARWSFIPTLFGSNQGAFIGIPIMLNPLFLFPYVVLPVINMLLAASMIAIHLVPASAYNVLSGTPGPLVAFIATNGTWQALVFSMLLFAFDILLYLPIVKMAKDVQDEIDLLNDEEAGYEYVK; via the coding sequence ATGGAAAGAATAATTTTTAATACTGTTGTTCGACTGCGAAGATTAGCATTTTTTAGGGTGGCTGATCGTACTTTGATGATGTTAATGCCACTAGCAGTTGTTGGAAGTATTTTTCAATTTTTGTGGCAGAGCGTTTTTTCACCGACAAGTTTAATATCAAATATTTTTTACTTTGATAAGTGGCTACCAGACCAGATCTTTAATGCTGCATGGTATTCTTGCCAAGGTGTCACTAGCGTGATATTTGGGACGTTTGGTATTTTTACAGCTTATTTTTCAGCCCAATACACGGCTAGACTATACCAGAAAGATGCCCAGATGGCTGGTGTTTCAGGAATGCTAGCCTTACTTTTGTGTGCATATCGTTTTAGGGATGTTAGAGACTTTCAATTGTCATTTAACTGGCGATTTTTAAATATTAATAGTTTCTTGTTTGCCCTTTTAATTGGCTTTGGGACAGGCTTGATTTTTAGATTTCTGGGTGTTGAATATCACCATCAACATGCAGAAAGTGCACAAAGTATTAAAAAGAGAGCTTTTAATTCATTTCGTCCTATGCTTGCAACGTGGGTAATTGGATTAATAATTGGTATTGTATCTAGTTTAGTTCATGTGCGAGTTGTTGCCAGTAACTTTTATCAATTTTTCCAAAACCAGGGCCAAAACAACTTAAATTTAGGTGTGTTTATTCCTCTGCTCCTTTTAGCCCTTCTTTTAAATTGGCTGGGAGTTGGTCAACCATTAGCTTCGCTAACTGCGGGAAGTGATAGTGCAACTAACGTAGCTAATATGAATTACGCTTTAACTCATGGCTCAAGTTGGAATGTACCTAATCCTTATGTTGGTAACTCCTTATATCAATCGTATGGGAAGTTTGGTGGTAGTGGCTTAACGCTAGTCTTATTGATAGGTGTTTTGATTTTTATTAAGAAAAATAGCATTGCTCGAGTAGCACGTTGGAGTTTTATACCTACTCTATTTGGCTCAAATCAGGGAGCCTTCATTGGAATTCCGATTATGCTGAATCCATTATTTCTGTTTCCATATGTAGTTTTACCTGTCATTAACATGCTTTTAGCAGCAAGTATGATTGCAATCCATTTAGTTCCGGCTTCAGCTTATAATGTGTTATCAGGTACGCCTGGTCCACTAGTTGCCTTTATTGCTACTAACGGAACTTGGCAGGCTTTAGTCTTTTCGATGCTGTTATTTGCTTTTGATATTTTACTTTATTTGCCAATTGTGAAAATGGCGAAAGATGTTCAAGATGAAATTGATTTGCTAAATGATGAGGAAGCAGGTTATGAATATGTTAAGTAA
- a CDS encoding alpha/beta hydrolase, whose product MLSKKIISKNRLLLLGTFIFLIILAIPTFFWIKNANRDLAERRKSQMSPVIMIPGSSATTERFNELVSLLNKDTYKKHSLLKIQVKKDGALKYSGKINRNDNEPFIVVGFENNHDGYANIKKQAGWFDEAFAQISQQYKFNNFKAFGHSNGGLIWTYWLENYYADYSDEIEIKKLMTLGTPYNFNESNIGHKTEMLTDFIKNRKKIPDNLDVYSISGGENYESDGLVPESSVAAGKYIFQNQVKHYTTMTVTGADAQHSSLPQNKQVVQLIEQYLLANNNGDKAPRSGQKPKEGRKKQNKKLNN is encoded by the coding sequence ATGTTAAGTAAAAAAATAATCTCGAAAAATCGCCTGCTTTTGCTAGGTACTTTTATATTTTTAATTATTTTAGCTATACCTACTTTCTTTTGGATTAAAAATGCTAACCGTGATTTGGCTGAAAGAAGAAAATCACAAATGTCGCCTGTAATTATGATTCCGGGCTCTAGTGCAACGACAGAGCGATTCAATGAATTAGTTAGTTTACTGAATAAAGATACTTATAAGAAGCATAGTTTATTGAAAATTCAAGTAAAGAAAGATGGAGCCCTAAAATATAGCGGTAAAATTAATCGTAACGATAATGAGCCTTTTATTGTAGTCGGTTTTGAAAATAATCATGATGGCTATGCCAATATTAAAAAGCAAGCTGGTTGGTTTGATGAAGCTTTTGCTCAAATTAGTCAACAATATAAATTTAATAATTTTAAGGCATTTGGGCACTCAAATGGTGGCTTAATTTGGACGTACTGGTTAGAAAATTACTATGCAGATTATAGTGATGAAATAGAAATAAAGAAGCTAATGACTTTAGGTACACCGTATAATTTTAATGAGAGCAATATTGGCCACAAGACTGAAATGCTGACTGATTTTATTAAAAATCGAAAGAAAATACCTGATAATTTAGATGTATATTCAATTTCTGGTGGGGAAAATTATGAATCTGATGGCCTAGTACCAGAAAGTAGTGTGGCGGCCGGGAAGTATATTTTTCAAAATCAGGTAAAACATTATACAACAATGACAGTCACTGGTGCTGATGCACAACATTCATCGTTACCTCAAAATAAGCAAGTAGTGCAACTAATTGAACAATATCTGCTTGCAAATAATAATGGAGATAAGGCACCAAGAAGTGGGCAAAAACCAAAAGAGGGACGTAAAAAGCAAAATAAAAAGTTAAATAATTAA
- the dltD gene encoding D-alanyl-lipoteichoic acid biosynthesis protein DltD: MSNKRKLWQIFGPVLCAFILLIILFLIPWQNGEKSDNALFKASVSQSQTVFKGQSIKQAAFEKNYVPFYGSSELSRMDALHPSVLAYKYKRNYRPFLLGGPGSQSLTHFFTMQETVNQLSNKKAVFIISPQWFTKQGQNPAAFGMYFSQLQAVDWILDAKDSVATRYAARRLLDMPAGTASETTKYALMTLASGQKLSKYQTLYLKARRRALANEDNFFSSLGMTNNIPKIQKEAGKLPGTYAYDNLRQFANEQGQQGTTNNKFGISNGFFDKKLNNKHLKKLKNSQKDFDYTKSPEYADFELVLNELAHEHVNVLFIIPPVNEKWAKYTGLSQTMYQECVAKITKQLTSQGFNNIADLSKDGGKKFFMEDTIHLGWNGWLKVDQYVKPFMEEKNHPVNYKLNSYYFTKAWGNKSDVKMPSTKSTAATEIKKN, from the coding sequence ATGAGTAATAAACGCAAACTGTGGCAGATTTTCGGCCCGGTTCTTTGTGCTTTCATTTTGCTAATTATCTTATTCTTGATTCCATGGCAAAATGGCGAAAAGTCAGATAATGCCTTATTTAAAGCTTCAGTTTCACAATCCCAGACAGTTTTTAAGGGACAATCGATTAAACAAGCTGCATTTGAAAAAAATTATGTTCCATTTTATGGTTCTAGTGAATTATCAAGAATGGATGCATTACACCCAAGTGTCTTAGCTTATAAATATAAGAGAAATTATCGACCTTTCTTACTAGGGGGACCGGGAAGTCAATCATTAACCCACTTTTTCACTATGCAAGAAACAGTAAATCAACTTTCTAACAAAAAGGCTGTATTTATTATTTCACCACAGTGGTTTACAAAGCAGGGACAAAACCCAGCCGCTTTCGGTATGTACTTCTCTCAGCTTCAAGCTGTTGATTGGATTTTAGACGCTAAAGACAGTGTGGCTACTCGCTATGCTGCAAGACGCCTATTAGACATGCCAGCTGGTACAGCAAGTGAAACAACGAAGTATGCCTTAATGACATTAGCTTCAGGTCAGAAATTATCTAAGTATCAGACTCTATATTTGAAAGCTAGACGCAGAGCGTTGGCTAACGAAGATAACTTCTTCTCTTCTTTAGGGATGACTAATAATATTCCAAAGATTCAAAAAGAAGCAGGTAAACTACCAGGTACTTATGCATATGATAACTTGCGTCAATTTGCTAATGAACAAGGTCAGCAAGGTACTACCAACAACAAATTTGGTATTTCCAATGGTTTCTTTGATAAGAAGTTAAACAACAAGCACTTAAAGAAGTTAAAGAATTCGCAAAAAGACTTTGACTATACTAAGTCGCCAGAATATGCTGACTTTGAATTAGTATTAAATGAATTAGCGCATGAACATGTAAATGTTTTATTCATTATTCCACCGGTTAATGAAAAGTGGGCTAAGTATACAGGCCTATCGCAAACAATGTATCAAGAGTGCGTTGCTAAGATTACCAAGCAGCTTACATCTCAAGGCTTTAATAATATTGCTGATCTATCAAAAGATGGTGGAAAGAAATTCTTCATGGAAGACACGATTCACCTTGGCTGGAATGGTTGGCTAAAAGTAGATCAATACGTTAAGCCATTTATGGAAGAAAAGAACCATCCAGTTAACTATAAGTTAAACAGCTATTACTTTACTAAAGCTTGGGGTAATAAGTCTGATGTAAAAATGCCAAGTACTAAAAGTACGGCTGCAACAGAAATAAAAAAAAACTAG
- the dltC gene encoding D-alanine--poly(phosphoribitol) ligase subunit DltC, translated as MDTKQAVLDILNELTGEDLSDQMDENIFENGLLDSMATVQMLLELQDKCGVTAPVSEFHREDWDTPNKIIAKVESLRNE; from the coding sequence ATGGATACAAAACAAGCTGTTTTAGATATTTTAAACGAATTAACTGGTGAAGATTTAAGTGATCAAATGGATGAAAACATTTTTGAAAATGGTTTGTTAGATTCCATGGCAACTGTTCAAATGTTACTTGAATTACAAGATAAGTGTGGTGTTACTGCACCAGTTTCAGAATTTCACCGTGAAGATTGGGACACTCCAAACAAAATCATTGCAAAGGTAGAAAGCTTAAGAAATGAGTAA
- a CDS encoding serine hydrolase domain-containing protein: MTGNVLAIKNNKVVLNESTGYANISKKVRNTSKTAFFINSVNKVFTGTLVLKQIERKKLSLNDKLSKFYPEVPHANQITIGQLLTMEAGLRGKNESSYGTPVFKNNQAGINYDIKHNVIFDKQHYNQRVYSSINYILLSGILEKVTHRSYERLVRDTYIKKLGLSATEFYWDIPKNKKIHVATSYTKNSQGYLVPHSISVDKVHGDLGAGSLVMSSKDLYRATSAILNGEIIKPSSVATAYAPADPAKYNAGFYNFPDFHSSNGSGDGYTTYYRISNDTRDALVVQSNYPVKDYFKVRQLCNALMEDLIKSDS; the protein is encoded by the coding sequence ATTACCGGTAATGTCTTAGCAATTAAGAATAATAAAGTAGTTCTTAATGAATCAACTGGCTATGCCAATATCAGTAAAAAGGTTCGAAATACGTCAAAGACAGCTTTCTTTATTAATTCTGTTAATAAAGTTTTTACCGGTACTTTAGTCTTAAAGCAAATTGAGCGTAAAAAACTCAGTCTTAACGATAAGTTATCAAAGTTTTATCCTGAAGTTCCACATGCTAATCAAATTACGATTGGACAGCTTTTAACAATGGAAGCTGGCTTACGTGGAAAGAATGAGTCAAGTTATGGAACTCCTGTCTTTAAAAATAATCAAGCAGGAATTAATTATGATATTAAACATAATGTGATTTTTGATAAACAACATTATAATCAGCGAGTTTATTCGTCGATTAATTACATTTTGCTATCGGGTATTTTAGAAAAGGTAACGCATCGTTCTTATGAAAGGCTTGTTAGGGATACTTATATCAAAAAATTAGGACTTTCTGCGACAGAATTTTATTGGGATATACCTAAGAATAAAAAAATTCATGTAGCAACGTCTTACACAAAGAACTCTCAGGGATACCTGGTTCCGCACTCGATTTCGGTAGATAAGGTGCACGGGGACTTAGGGGCTGGAAGTTTAGTAATGTCTAGTAAGGATCTTTATCGGGCTACTAGCGCTATTTTAAACGGTGAAATAATCAAGCCTTCTTCAGTAGCAACTGCGTATGCTCCTGCCGATCCTGCTAAATATAATGCTGGCTTTTATAATTTTCCTGATTTTCATTCTTCAAATGGGTCAGGAGATGGATATACGACCTATTATCGTATTTCAAACGATACAAGAGACGCATTAGTTGTTCAGTCTAATTATCCGGTTAAGGATTATTTTAAGGTGAGACAGCTCTGTAATGCGCTCATGGAAGATTTAATAAAATCAGATTCATAG
- a CDS encoding MDR family MFS transporter, which yields MLKKHALDPIKLIWLFAGSLIINTGVSFIWPLTTIYIHNYLHETLTVAGIVLFINSAFTMVGNALGGFWFDKWHPYQTLLTGVSISTFSTFLLVLFHGWPAYPILLITLGLGNGIVVTGLNSIATLIRSRNASYVFNVLYFTQNLGLVFGSLMVGFILPFGITYIFLLAFIMFAFLSIVIFLEYRGLNQAHASKDKKAANSVHEEKIPYGAKKAIFSILICVLAAWIAYEQWNSNISSYMLSLHMSVRLYSLLWTLNAILIVLIQPLLTYFDDWLTQHLHGRLYIGFSLFGLAFLLLIGATHYFNFVIAMAVLTCGEILAFPAVSTFVNDRASNKDKGKYQGIVQSVTSAGRALGPLIGALVIDNFSYLILFIFCTILVLISVLLFALINAYNKKKIAK from the coding sequence ATGCTCAAAAAACATGCATTAGATCCAATTAAGTTAATTTGGCTATTTGCTGGTTCATTAATAATTAACACTGGAGTCAGCTTCATTTGGCCCCTGACTACTATTTACATTCATAATTATCTTCATGAAACACTAACAGTAGCGGGAATTGTTTTATTCATTAATTCAGCTTTTACAATGGTTGGGAATGCCTTAGGTGGTTTTTGGTTTGATAAATGGCACCCCTACCAAACTCTTTTAACTGGTGTAAGCATTTCTACTTTTTCTACTTTTTTGCTTGTCCTATTTCATGGCTGGCCTGCTTATCCTATCTTACTAATCACTCTAGGATTAGGTAACGGAATTGTAGTTACGGGGCTAAATTCAATTGCTACTCTTATTAGAAGCCGAAACGCTTCCTATGTGTTTAATGTTTTATACTTTACACAAAATCTAGGCCTAGTATTTGGATCACTAATGGTTGGCTTCATCTTACCTTTCGGAATTACCTATATTTTCTTGCTTGCCTTTATCATGTTTGCTTTCTTGAGTATCGTAATTTTTCTTGAATATCGTGGTCTAAATCAAGCTCATGCTTCTAAAGATAAAAAAGCTGCTAATTCTGTCCATGAAGAAAAAATTCCTTATGGAGCAAAAAAGGCTATCTTTTCTATCTTGATCTGCGTATTAGCAGCATGGATTGCATATGAACAATGGAACTCAAATATTTCATCCTATATGTTGAGTTTACATATGAGTGTTCGTTTATACAGTCTACTTTGGACATTAAATGCCATCTTAATCGTCTTGATTCAACCACTACTAACCTACTTTGATGATTGGCTAACCCAACACTTACATGGACGTTTATATATTGGTTTTAGTCTCTTTGGTTTAGCATTTTTATTACTAATTGGTGCAACCCATTATTTCAACTTTGTTATAGCAATGGCCGTACTTACATGTGGAGAAATTCTTGCTTTTCCTGCTGTTTCAACATTTGTTAACGACCGTGCTAGCAACAAGGACAAGGGAAAATATCAAGGAATTGTTCAGTCCGTTACTTCTGCGGGACGAGCTCTTGGACCATTAATCGGAGCCTTAGTAATTGATAATTTTTCATATTTGATCTTATTTATTTTTTGTACAATCTTAGTTTTAATTTCAGTCCTACTATTTGCACTAATTAATGCTTATAACAAGAAAAAGATCGCTAAATAG